From the genome of Acetomicrobium sp. S15 = DSM 107314:
CCCCCCCCCTGACACGGACGGCGGAGAGACTTCTCCACGTCGGCGGTCTTTTATGGGGAAGATGAAGAGAGCCGAGAGGGCAAACTTAATCGATGCGAATGCGGCGAGGCAAATGCGATGTCTCATCGAAAAATGGACCAAGCTTCCCCTTTTGAGGGATGGCCGAAAATGCCTTATCCATGGCGACGCTACGCAGTCTAACTTTCTATTCAAGAGAACCAGTGTGGCGGTTATAGACCTCGAAAATATCGCTTGGGGCGATCGTTCTTACGACTTGGGTATGGTAGCCGGCGAGCTAAAGCACCAGTGCATGATGCACTCTGGGAACAGGTTTG
Proteins encoded in this window:
- a CDS encoding phosphotransferase gives rise to the protein MKRAERANLIDANAARQMRCLIEKWTKLPLLRDGRKCLIHGDATQSNFLFKRTSVAVIDLENIAWGDRSYDLGMVAGELKHQCMMHSGNRF